The nucleotide sequence ATTCAAGCCCTGTGTCAGTCACTCCCTGGCAGGCTGTGATGGTTAAAGAGTTCAACTTTTGCAGCCCAATACCATTTCCCATGACCCAGAATCCCTTCTCGGTCACGTGCGACAAACCAGCGAGCACAAGTTCAGTGACCGACAAGCCGTAATGACCAACAACCGCAAGAGACACATCAGTGACATTCAACATCTGAAGCTTAAGCTTCGTCAGGGAACACGTGGTGTTAGACAGTAACGCGGCGACTCCTTGATCCCTGACGAGAGGACAGTTCTTGATAGACACCGACTTAAGCTTGGAGCAAGACCGTGCAACAGCTTGCAGGCCTTCATCTCCGATCCTCAAACAAGCCTCCAAACTAAGCTCGCTCAAGTTAGGACAGCTCTTGGCGATCGCCACCAAACCCTTATCCGTGATTGCAGGGCAACGGCTCAGGTCAAGCTTCTCAAGCTGAGGGCAACCCTCTGCGATCTCCAAGAGACCAACATCAGTAACAGCAGAAAGGTTACACAGGGAAAGAGAGCCGAGAGAAGGGCAGCTCCGACCAATCGACCTAAGACCAAGATCCGAAACCTTATCGCTTCCGCGAACAGAAAGTTTCCCGAGTCCACCACGGCCAGCAGTTCCAACAGCGACAGCAGCTAGTCTAACATCAGTCGCCTTCTTCCCATCTAAGCTCCTAGATAAGCATCCTTCACAGTCATCTTCGGTTTTGTtgtcaacaacaacatcaaGCTCGCTTTGTCGGATGCTGGTTACAAGAGTAAGCCAGTGTTTGGAGACGAAAGCGCAAGCGGTCCTCTCTTGTGGGCCAGGTAAACGCCTGAAGATCTCGAAGAGGCACTCATCAGGAAGGAGGTCGATAGAGACtggcttctcctcctcctcaaaagcaCTGAAGAGTGAAGGCGCAGCAGCCACGACGCGAGACCTCTTGCAAGGAGGGTAATAGCAATCAACGAGGGACAGGAAAATGTTAGCTTCCTTTGGATTTGAGCCACGTCGGTAAAACTCACtttcacctgaaaaaaaaattaaaaaaaaaaaaaaaatctgattcaACTCAAAATCTAGATCTATTAATCGCAGATCTATAAAATTATTCCAGCTCATCATACACGATCGATCGTATTCAGATCTATAAAAACTCCAGCTAAAAACACATTCAAACGCCTAAAATCTAATCGAATCCCTTAGATCTAAGAGACTCACCAGCAAAGCTATAGATCTGAGACATGATTCGAGCTCCAACTTCCCAGGAAAAAGAACGAAAGCGCTTATTGATTCAACAAGCGAAAACCCGTGGGAGAGAGCAAAAACGATAGATCCGAAGAcggtgaagaagagaaggaacGAATCAGCTTTGATTGTGTTGAAGAAAGAGATGAACATGAAGAAAACCCTATCGTATAGGGCAAAAAGGagcaagggagagagagagagagagagaaggaaggaaaaaaaataaaggtggagaggagagaggatATGGGTCGCAACAATGAGGTGAAGATGTGGTTTTTTATACTTTGGATGAAATGTAAATGCAATGTATCTGTTCCTATAAGCTAAAGatctttattataaaaaaaaaaaaaaaaaaaaaaaaaagatctttctttatttatttctttatttatttattttgtctcTATATTTATTGCcacacaaaaaagaaagaactgCAGAGGAAGCCCCCTCCAGAGCGCGTTAAGACCATGTACATCAAGAGATTATAAGAGGTTCATGGGCTGGGTTTCACAGGATTTTAATCcaaaaagaaaatgtaaaatggGTTAATTTAAGTGAACCGGGCCGCTTGAGTGATCCCGTGTGAAGCGAGTTCACAACACGTGTCGCCACGGTATTGGCTTGCCCTTTCTCAGATGTCGACGCGGAAAATGAAGGCGTCGCGTGTTTCTCCTCATTTCCGCTTCTCTTCCAAAAGCTAGGGTTTTCTAGGCGAGAGGCGATTTGTGCTGCGACCACGATCGAGAGGTCGTTTTTCCATCAAATCGACGAGGAAGAGTGTTCTTTTCGACTTCACCGTCCTTTGTAATCCTCTCTCTTCTcagtctttttattttttagggtTGAAAAGCGTCGATACGAATTCGAATTGGGGGTTTCTCCTCCAATAGAGTCTGGAAGTGAAATCGATTAGGGGTTTGTTTGTTAGGGTTCTAAATCGAGTCTAAATCGAGTCTGAGAGATTTCTATTAGCTGTGCTCGATTAGAGGGTTTCTTTGTTTAATAGAGTCGGCCTGCCTAAAGTTGTggttttttttagggtttaatagAGTCGATATGAATTTGAAAAGGGGGTTTCTTTGTTTAATAGAGTCGGCCTGCATAAAGTTGGGGTTTTTTTTACGGTTTAATAGAGTCGATATGAATTTGAAAAGGGGGTTTCTTTGTTAGGAATCGTTTGTTCTAATAGAGTGGAGATATCTGTTTGGGTTATAAGAATTTTGGCATTAGTTTGTTCTAATCAATTCGTTTTGTGGTGCAGATGGATCCCTCAGAAGAACGTAAACATTCAAAACAACAAAAGGAGTACTGTGACATGTTAGGCTTCGTGGAGGATTCACAGTACGGTATTCCAATACGGTGTGCTTGCGGTGGGAGAATCATTGACGAGGTCCGGGGGAAGGAAGACTACGACAGTCATCCTGGAAAGAGGTTCTTCACGTGCATAAACTATGAAGTTAGTATATTTTCCTTAATCTATGTCATTAAAATTTATGAAACTCGAACTGTctctaatattttgttttctgttgTCAACAAGGATAATGGGTTGCACTATAGTCATCCTTGGGTGGTTGGTGTCCAGGAGGAGATGGAAAGGCTGAGGAAGCGTCTGGAAGAGGCTGAGGAGGTTATCAAGGGGGTGCCGAGTCTCAATTACCAGATTGAGAGCCTGGAGGTAAATACCAGATTGAGCCTGGAGCTTGCTTTATTTCTGTTGCTTTAATATGTATGTCCTCTATTAATATTAATGAGTAACACTGTATTCTTGTTGTTTGCCTGTCCAGGAACAGGTTCGAAGCCTCACTGTCCAGGTCGGTACCCTAGAGAAGCTGTGCTTCGACTGAAATAGAGAGGTAAATGTTCTAACCCATCTCTAGCTGTGATGTAGACTGTAATGTGTTTGGCGGGAATTGATAACTAGAACTAGAAGAATTGATAACTAGAACTAGAAGTATTTAAAATTCGCGTTTTAAAATTCTCTAGAACTAGCCTTGATAACTAGAACTAGAAGTATAACTAGAACTAGAAGTATTTATTAGTAAGAGTAGCCTTGCTCAGAAAAGTAGAGTGGAATTAAATCTGTCTTTAAGTAGTTGATAGTATTAAGTTGTTGATTTGATGTGTATTTAGTTCTCTGTGTGGAGTAGTTGTTCTCTATTAGGTTTTATATTCAATGCTTGGCTGGTTGAATTTAATTTAGCTCTACTACCTGCGTGAAAACAACCTTAAATAGAGCAGTCCATAACCCCattatctttaaaaatataCCTAAAccataactaaaacataaaccaAAACCATGGAACCCTTTTCCACACAAACTTCCGGTTTCATTTCCCTACTAGCTTCGCAGAGCAGTCCATACCCTAACTGCGACCCTCCAGAAGCAGTAGCTAACTCTACTGGGTTAGTGAAACCGGCTTCCAAGAGGAAGTGGACAACTAAAGAGGACCTTGTGCTCATCAGTGGTTGGCTGAACACGAGCAAGGACCCTATTGTCAGTAATGAGCAGAAGATCACCTCCTTTTGGAGGAGAATAGAGGTGTACGTGAATTCTAGCCCTCTGCTCACTGGCAGCGCTCCAAGAGAGTGGGGTcagtgtaagcagaggtggggaaggGTCAACGAGCAAGTCTGCAAGTTTGTAGGCAGCTACGACGCGGCTTTGAAGCACCAATCAAGTGGtcaaaatgatgatgatgtgatgaaggCTGCCCATGAGATTTTCTTCAATGATTACCAAGCCAAATTCACCATGGAACACTGTTGGAGGGAACTGAGACATGATCAGAAGTGGAAGTCAGTTTTGAAGTCAAGAGATGGCGGGAAGGAGAAAACGAAGGAAGCTGAACAGGTAATGGCTGAGGACGAGGTTAGACCACCTGGTGTTAAGGCTGCTAAAGCAGCCAAACGCAAGAGGCACGGGAAAGAAGCTGCATTCGATCAAATAGAGACCATCCTGGCTGAGAGAAAAAAGATCTCCCAGCACAAAATCCTACAACTTCTACTAGCCAAGATTGAGACTGATCTAACCCCTAACGAAATAACCCTCAAACAGAAACTCATATCTGAACTACTTGATTGATTTGGTTAATATGTGTAGTAATTAACTTATGTTGTCACGTTATTGTTGTGCAGGTTGCTTTGTCAGGAGTTGCACGATCACGGGTTGGTGTCTGTTGCTGTCTCACGGGTTGGTGTCTGTTTTTCTGTCGTATGCTTTATGTCTATCGGATGCAGTGTAGTATTTTTGTTGGTTTCTACACTGATGTTGCTTTGTTTCACGGGTTGTACTTGTTCTCTACAATGCTTTGTTTCACGGGTTGTACTTGTCACGGGTTATGTAACAAAACAAGCATATATAAATATGCTCTCTTGATGTATgcttttataaatcaaaaaactCTGCTTCTCTTGTTTCTCTTCGATTCACATGTTCAACTCCATTTCTCTTTGCCTcaacgtacatcaccaacaagaaGCAACCAAACAACCACCAAGAACCAAGAACCAAACGtaagttttaaacaaaaactTACACTTTTGTTAAACATACCTGTAATAATTattcaaagttaaaaaaattcaatgggTTGGATATTAAAAATTCAACCGATTATTCAAAGATTTCAAGTTAAAAATATGCAATAGTTTGgatattaataattattcaaAGTTAGAAATATTCAATAGTTTGGATAATACAAAGAGTTCATCGAATTactaaaagttttaaatattcaaGAATTATTCaaagttataaatatttaataattatgcaaagctaaaaaaattcaatgaatACTCTAGCTGATTCGGACCAGtaaaagttataaatatttaataatcatTCAAAAACAGGAACAATGTCAAGCAACTCAGATGATGAAGTATATGAAGTATTTGAAGAAATGGTCGACCAACAAATTGATGATTACATCGAGTCTGCTCTAACCAAACAGCCGAAGACACGAGTATATATCGAAAGAGATCGGGAAGTAGGACACATGCAACTTTGGCAGGACTATTTCAGTGAAAATCCTACATACACACACGACTTGTTTAGGCGacgttttcgaatgaacaagtcattgttccttcgcattgtcgaACGTCTAGGTAATGAAGTTCCATACTTTCAACAACGGAGAAATGGTCATGGAAGGAACGGCCTCTCTACACTTCAAAAATGCACTTCAGCTATGAGAATGTTGGCTTACGGTCGTGCCGGAGATGCAAATGACGAGTATCTCCGACTTGGGGCAAGTACTGCAATTTTATGTTTGGAGAATTTCGCGGAAGCGATAATACAAGtgtttggagatgagtatcaAAGAAAACCAACACCTGAAGATCTTCAAAGACTACTTGATTCTGGAGAGGCACGGGGGTTTCCGGGAATGATAggcagcatcgattgtatgcattgggagtggaaaaactgcccaactgcttggaaaggtcagttcacacgtggttcgggaaaaccgacaattgtcttagaagccgtggcatcacaagatctttggatatggcactcatttttcggattaccaggtacactcaacgatatcaatgttcttgatcggtcaccggtttttgatgaaattttacaaggtcgagctcctAAAGTGAAGTTCAAGGTGaacaaccacacttatcgtatGCCCTACTATCTTACCGGCGGGATTTATCCTAATTgggcaacatttatccaatccatcccgcttcctcaaggtcctaaagcagTGGCATTTGCAAAACGTCAAGAATCGACCAGAAAAGATGTAGAACGGGCATTTGGAGTCTTGCAATCGAGGTTTGCAATTGTTAAAAACCCTGCTCTTAAATGGGACAAAGAAAAGATAGGAAAGGTAATGAGAGCCtgtgtcatattgcacaatatgatagtagaggACGAAAGACAAGGATACATTCTAGCTAATACATCTGAGTTCGAGTCAGGAGGATCTAGCCGAAGTTCGGAGGTGAGAAGGAGAGAAAGTGTGAATGTTGATATGCTTAACATTCGCAATAAGGTTCGGGATTCACAAATTCATGAGCGTCTCAaagctgatttagttgaaaatgtATGGGCAAAATTTGATGATCGTAGTGACTAATCTTTTGTATGTTCTTGAATTTCCAATGTATTGAATAAAacattttacaatttaattaaaaatattttctaagtttatgaATTCTCAATGTATTGAATTACaacttctttaaaaaaaacaaattttttatttttttcaaactttgttttttttcccaaaaatatattattttattcgtATGAACCCGAACTTGAGGTTCATTGATGCATAACCATATATGAGAGGGTTCAACACTGTTCACTGGCCCCaccattaaatttataaaaaaatccaaTGAACCCCAAGGGGGGGTTCATTGATGTACATGCTCTAAGgcaaaaagtaaataaaatggcCAAATGGGGGTGAGAATCCAAGGTGTTTGGTAGTTGGGATAACTCTATTCCTCTCCTTTGTATTTGCGACCTACGGTATCTTCCATCTTCTTTTTCCTTGGGAATTGTGAGGCTATGTATGTAATTTATCAGAAATGCAGGTAGAGTAACGGCCGGGTTTCCTTGAACTTTGATTTCGAGATCCTCAAGTGGGAATAATGTGGGATCTAAACACACATGACACAACTAACT is from Brassica napus cultivar Da-Ae chromosome A4, Da-Ae, whole genome shotgun sequence and encodes:
- the LOC106391136 gene encoding EIN3-binding F-box protein 1 produces the protein MSQIYSFAGESEFYRRGSNPKEANIFLSLVDCYYPPCKRSRVVAAAPSLFSAFEEEEKPVSIDLLPDECLFEIFRRLPGPQERTACAFVSKHWLTLVTSIRQSELDVVVDNKTEDDCEGCLSRSLDGKKATDVRLAAVAVGTAGRGGLGKLSVRGSDKVSDLGLRSIGRSCPSLGSLSLCNLSAVTDVGLLEIAEGCPQLEKLDLSRCPAITDKGLVAIAKSCPNLSELSLEACLRIGDEGLQAVARSCSKLKSVSIKNCPLVRDQGVAALLSNTTCSLTKLKLQMLNVTDVSLAVVGHYGLSVTELVLAGLSHVTEKGFWVMGNGIGLQKLNSLTITACQGVTDTGLESVGKGCPNMKKALISKSPLLSDNGLVSFAKGSLSLESIQLEECHRVTQFGFFGSLLNCGAKLKAFSMVNCLGIRDLATGLPASSHCSGLRSLSVRNCPGFGDANLAALGKLCPQLEDIELCGLKGITESGFLHLLQNSLVKVNFSGCSGLTDRVVSAISARNGLTLEVLNMDGCSKISDASLVSIAANCQILSDLDLSKCSVSDFGIQALASSEKLKLQILSMAGCAMVTDKSLPSIVKLGSTLLGLNLQQCRSVSCSTVDFLVERLYKCDILS
- the LOC125608204 gene encoding glutathione S-transferase T3-like, whose translation is MEPFSTQTSGFISLLASQSSPYPNCDPPEAVANSTGLVKPASKRKWTTKEDLVLISGWLNTSKDPIVSNEQKITSFWRRIEVYVNSSPLLTGSAPREWGQCKQRWGRVNEQVCKFVGSYDAALKHQSSGQNDDDVMKAAHEIFFNDYQAKFTMEHCWRELRHDQKWKSVLKSRDGGKEKTKEAEQVMAEDEVRPPGVKAAKAAKRKRHGKEAAFDQIETILAERKKISQHKILQLLLAKIETDLTPNEITLKQKLISELLD